The genomic DNA CAACCGCGCCGAGGACGACGACGCGCTCGCGGTGTACGAGACGGCGTTTCCCGATCGCGATGCGGTGCAGGTGGATGCCGAGGAAGTCATTCAGTCCGGCGGCGCGCTGCACTGCGTGACGATGGAGCGGCAGGACTACACTGTCGAATCGGACGATGACGATGACGCCGACGACGATGCCGCGGACGACGACGCCGACGATGACATGAGCGACGACGATTCGGGGGATGACGACACAGGCGATGACGACTTGTCGGACGACGACGCGGACGATGACGGCGACGATAGCGGCGACGATGACGTCGCGGCGGATTCCGGCGATGACGACGACGACGGGTGCGGTTGCTGAGAAGCCGGGGCGCTCAGTGAGCGTCTGACGTCGGTTCCGCCGGAGTCCCGGATTCCGCGGCGGGCGCTGTCATCGGCGAGTTCGGGTCCGGCGCGGGACCGCCCGGGGCGATCGCGGGCGCGAGCGGATTTTCGAACATCAGGTCCTCGCCCTCGTCGGTGAGACCGGGGACGGGTTCCTCGAGCGCGACGAGAATCGACACGCGGCGATTGCGCGGGTCGAGCGGGTCCATGTCCGGAAGCGGACGGCGGTCGGCGAGCGCGCGCACCTCTCGGATGCGCTCTTCGGTCGCGCCGAGGCCCAGCATCAGACGGCGCAGCGCGTTGCCGCGATCGGCCGAGAGCTCCCAGTTGGTATATCCCGCGCCCGCCGAGTAGGGCTTCGCGTCGGTGTGGCCCTCGACGACGACGGGTTGCGACGTCTTGACGATCTCGGGCATCACTTCGCGCAGCACCTTGCGAAGGGCGGGTTTGGGGTTCGCCTTGCCGGAGTCGAAAAACGTGCCGCCCTGCTGCTCGCGCAGCTCGATGCGCAAGCCCTCGTCGGTCATGCGCACGCTGATCGCCTTCGACACCTCGGCGAGCTTCGGGTTTGCCTTGATCGCCTCGGCGATTTTTTCGCCCGCGTCGCGCAACTTCTTCGCCGCCGCGCCGTTGCCCTCGCCGCCGGGACCGCCGCCGGATTTCTGCTTCGGGTCGCCGGGCTTCGGTGTCGCCTCGTTCGTCAGCGCCTCGGCGAAACGCTCGCCCGAGCCTTCACCTTTCGATCCGACGCCGACGTTCGGCATCTTGTCCATGATGCCGACCCCCATGTTGTCGAGCGTGCCCTTGCTGGGCTGCACCACGGGCACACCGCGAGGATCGGTGAAATACGCGGCAACGGAATTCTTGACTTCGGGTCCCTGCGACAGGATCCAAAGGACCATGAACAGCGCCATCATGGCCGTGACAAAGTCGGCGTAGGCGACCTTCCACGCACCGCCGTGGTGGCCGCCGTGGCGCTTGATGATCTTCTTCGGTCGAAGCTTGAGTTCACCGTCGTCGGCCATGGCTTACTTGCCCTTCCCGCCCTTCAGGAACTCTTCCATCGCGTTGAACGACGGACGGTCGTGCGTGGGGATGTCGTGCCGGGCGCTCTCGCAGGTCATGAGCGGGTTGCCGCCGCGGGCGATGCCCACCACACCGGCCTTGGCGACGCGCAGCAGTTGCAGCGCGTGATGGCGTTCGTGCTTGATCGCGCTCGCCAGAGGGCTGACGAATCCGTACGCGAGCAACACGCCCAGAAAGGTTCCGACCAGCGCCGCCGCGACGTGCTTTCCCACCGACGCCGAGTCGCCGCCGATCGAGTTCATCGTGATGATGATGCCGAGCACCGCCGCGACGATACCCAGGCCGGGCAGCGCGTCGGCG from Deltaproteobacteria bacterium includes the following:
- a CDS encoding OmpA family protein, which gives rise to MADDGELKLRPKKIIKRHGGHHGGAWKVAYADFVTAMMALFMVLWILSQGPEVKNSVAAYFTDPRGVPVVQPSKGTLDNMGVGIMDKMPNVGVGSKGEGSGERFAEALTNEATPKPGDPKQKSGGGPGGEGNGAAAKKLRDAGEKIAEAIKANPKLAEVSKAISVRMTDEGLRIELREQQGGTFFDSGKANPKPALRKVLREVMPEIVKTSQPVVVEGHTDAKPYSAGAGYTNWELSADRGNALRRLMLGLGATEERIREVRALADRRPLPDMDPLDPRNRRVSILVALEEPVPGLTDEGEDLMFENPLAPAIAPGGPAPDPNSPMTAPAAESGTPAEPTSDAH